One Nocardia huaxiensis genomic window, GGATATGCGAGTTCAGAGAACGATCATAACCCCACTTCGGCAAGTGTATTCGCACGGTACAACAGAAGTGCTCCCCGGTTGCATCATCAGGGACTTGACAGATGCCGAGATCACTTCCGGGGAAGGGTTCAAGACCCTCCCCGTGGAGCACACTCCCACTGGATTGACCTATATCCTTCAACAACACCAAGCCGGAATTATTCAAGCTTCCGAGTTCGAAATCGACGTAGATGCGGAGTCAGAGGAGTTTGAACGTCAGGTTGCACGCGCACTGAAACCTCCCAAAGACGAGTTGTCAGATGTCATCGTGGCATCAATTAATACTCTATGCGAGCGCGGAGCCTGCGCCAGAGGCGAGGCATGGGTATCCATGCGTACCTCCTCCGCGAGCTGGACAATGCGAGAGGGAACTGAGTATCACGACGTACGGGCAGCCTATCAGACAACTTGTTGCGAATTGAGCACAATATCCATCGATGATCTCTCAAACCTTATTTCCGACCTTCGCAAACCACACGTGATTAAGCAATTGAATGTCGCCGTAGAGCGACTGACCACCGCAGTAAACAGAATATCAGACAGCGAAGCGGTTTTGGATCTAGCAATCGCGGCAGAATCCTTGTTCGGAACGAGGGAACCCGGCGAAACCACCTTCAAAACTTCACTAAATGCCGCATTATTCTTAGGCACACAAGACTTGCCATCTTCACATATTAGAAAGTTCTTCAAAACTACATATGCCACCCGAAGTAGAATCGTACACGGCCATAACAAGCTGCCGAAAGAAATAGGCGAAGGCGGGATAGCGGAGCTACGAAATGAGCTCACGGGTTATATCAGAACCGCAATCCTGAAGGCAGCGAGCGAGCTACGAAATAACAACAACGCCTTGGACTGGGAGCAGCAACTCGACGCGATTATCGATTCACGTAACAGCATTCATTGACTGACCGACAGCCAGGGCCATTGCCGGAAATAGCGGTGCTTCGCAGCACAAAGCATAGTGCGCGACTATCTGGATTAGATTCATCCCGAGAATGGGCCGCTGAGCTGCAGCTTTGCAGCCCTTTCTTGTACTCGATACTCGACACAGCGCTCACAGTCCCCGATATCGGGCAGTTCAGTCCCAGGCGCGATGCGCCTGATACTTGTCTCACGCAATCTAACTCGCTAGTCCACCGAGAATGCCCCCTCCAATCCCACAGTCTTTGTGCCGCAGCGTCTCCGGTCACCAGAGCCCAAACCCAAGCCCACAAGCTCAAGGTATCGCTTCTGTTTCATGCTTATGTGAGCTGGCCTGCCGTCAGGTGGATGCGGCAAAGTCCGCGACCGCGGATGGGTTCAGTGCAGCCAGAGACGCTGCAATGAATGTTCGACACTTTGGCGTCGGTAGTTCCGTGTCTGAGAACGCGACGACGATGCATCGCACACATGTCTTTCGCGGCCGATATCCGATCGCATCCCTCGACCGAGCACGGTTTCTTCGGTCGTGGCACTACCGGGACCGACTTGCGGGATCGTTTCGGTTTTGCCTGTTCCGCGAGCCAGGCGTCGAGAAGCGGTCTAATGTCAGCCGGGTCCATGCGCCACTCGGCCGGCCGGTCGCGCTTTGCGATATTGCATCGAGAGTGCGCCAACCCCAGGTTCTCGTCGTGGTGACCGCCGCCGGACGCGAGCGCTTCCCGATGATCGACGTGCGCCTCTAACGGGTGATATCGCGGGGCTCCGACCGGGACGAACAGCCCACAGATGCAGCACAGGTCGCCGTCCCGGGCGCGCACTTCATCAGCGGACAGATACAAGGCCGGATTATGCCGCTGGCATGAATCACACAGACGCTTGTCTATCGGTGTCAGTCGACCACTCACCCCGTTCGCTGGTGCCAGATAGTCGATCTCCGTCCCGCATCTAACGCAACTGCCAACCGGTTCGAGCGTTTCGTGTCTACGCGCCATGCGTGCGCAATTCAGTGAACAGAAGCGGCTTTCGTTGCCTTCGCCGACCGGATTGTGGCACCACTCGCACGGACTGTTCGCGAGGCGTGGGCGCATCACTCGCGTGATCGGTGACAGCTCTTCGCCGCGATTGCGCTGTTTCGCGTGTGTCGAGCACAAGCCCTTTCCACTGACCGGACGGTCACACTCCGGCCCCTTGCAGTGCGGCTTACATTCCGTTGAGCAATAGCGAACACCGCGCTGCAGTCCCGTTAGATCGGCACCGCAACTGCGACACCCACGAAACATACGGTTCCCCGCTCTATGACGGTTGTGGTGGATTGCGCAGCGACCTCGAATCTCGACCGGACGATCACAGCCGTCTTCTATGCACTGCTCCGTGGCCAGGGCAGCGCGCTCATC contains:
- a CDS encoding HEPN domain-containing protein, encoding MPEATQPAVIKPEFIASMRDFTIDALSLLHDKYGAPKFYRPRYADRHAWYRDSKDRETLRRKPLPPVWKVIHDYTEWPDWKEIRLLPSYSKMLKIVSEDEILQRRIRIAYRAPYETVSLSGIEEMSGLDLLMQDKLLSPLINTKLGLEFSEPDFLITSNEISKALADMRVQRTIITPLRQVYSHGTTEVLPGCIIRDLTDAEITSGEGFKTLPVEHTPTGLTYILQQHQAGIIQASEFEIDVDAESEEFERQVARALKPPKDELSDVIVASINTLCERGACARGEAWVSMRTSSASWTMREGTEYHDVRAAYQTTCCELSTISIDDLSNLISDLRKPHVIKQLNVAVERLTTAVNRISDSEAVLDLAIAAESLFGTREPGETTFKTSLNAALFLGTQDLPSSHIRKFFKTTYATRSRIVHGHNKLPKEIGEGGIAELRNELTGYIRTAILKAASELRNNNNALDWEQQLDAIIDSRNSIH
- a CDS encoding HNH endonuclease, whose translation is MSFSGGLASVCIVDGCDRKVSVKSRQLCSKHNVARWRYGTVDGAGRVFGEKCAAEDCENTRSSSEGLCWKHRQRLHRTGALERERSKCCEPDCDRVAQARGFCQRHYELKGRPPRSSTRTCSVENCGKQMKARGLCRQHYSELQRKGLLHTAPSSADERAALATEQCIEDGCDRPVEIRGRCAIHHNRHRAGNRMFRGCRSCGADLTGLQRGVRYCSTECKPHCKGPECDRPVSGKGLCSTHAKQRNRGEELSPITRVMRPRLANSPCEWCHNPVGEGNESRFCSLNCARMARRHETLEPVGSCVRCGTEIDYLAPANGVSGRLTPIDKRLCDSCQRHNPALYLSADEVRARDGDLCCICGLFVPVGAPRYHPLEAHVDHREALASGGGHHDENLGLAHSRCNIAKRDRPAEWRMDPADIRPLLDAWLAEQAKPKRSRKSVPVVPRPKKPCSVEGCDRISAAKDMCAMHRRRVLRHGTTDAKVSNIHCSVSGCTEPIRGRGLCRIHLTAGQLT